The Jannaschia sp. GRR-S6-38 genomic interval CCGGCCCGTCGCGATCAGCGGCGCGACGAGCGACAGGCGGCCCATGGCGGTGCCCGCGCCGCGCAACGCCTCCTCGATCGCGACCGCATAGAGCGAGAAGACCGGCCCCTCCGCCCCGTCCGCGCCCGTCGCGGCCTCCCAAAGGTCCCAATCCGCGGCCCAGGCGCTGTCGGTCAAGCGCGGGCCCTCGGCGCCGGGCTTGCGCACCGGGACCAGGGCATCGCGCCCGCCCGGGCCGAAGAACAGCCACAGGTCATGCGCCGCGCGCTTGTGCGGCGGCGGGCCCTCGCGCGCGTCGATCGACACGCGCAGCCCGGGCATCGTCGCCTCTAGCGCCGCCAGCCGCGGCTGCAGCCAGAGCTGCGCGATGGCGGGCAGGGTCGCGATGCTCAACCGATCGGGCTGGGCGGCGACACGCAGCAGGGTCTGCACGGTGCCAAGCTGGTCGAAAGCCCCGGTCAGGCCCGGCAGCACGCTGCGCCCCAGCGCGGTCAGGGCCACGCCGCGGGCCCGGCGCTCGAAGAGCGGCGCGCCCAGCCGGGCCTCCAGACCCTTCACATGCGCGGTGATCGCGCCGGGGCTGACGCCCAGCTCGGCGGCCGCCGCCGCGAAGCCGCCCAGCCGCGCCGCGGCCTCGAAGGCGCGCAGCGCGTTGAGCGGAAATTCGGGCGGGCGCGGCGGGTCGACGGGCATGGGTCCGAGGCTCAGCTTCTCTGACCCTCACAATCACCCGATCTGCGTTGACCGCAAGCCCCGCCGCCCCCGAGATGGCCCGCGACAGGAGATCCGCCCATGACCGACCTCGCCCCCCGCCCCTGGCTCGCCCCCGCCGCGCGCGACCGTATCGACGCGCTTCCCCTGCCCGCCGATCCGACCGCCGCGGTCGAGCGGCTCGCCGCCGAGACGCGCGCGATCCACGACGACCGCGCCTTCAACCTCAACCCTGCGACCAACGTGATGAACCCCCGCGCCGAGGCGCTGATGGCCGCCGGGCTGGGCAGCCGCCCCTCGCTGGGCCAGCCCGGCGACAAATACGAAACCGGGCTGGAGGCGATCGAGCAGATCGAGGTCATCGCCGCCCGCCTCGCCGCGCGCGTCTTCGGGGCGGGTTTCGTGGAATGCCGCGTGCCCTCGGGCGCGATCGCGAACCTGATGGCGTTCATGGCGCTGGCGAAGCCCGGCGACGCGATCATCGCGCCCCCGCCCGCCATCGGCGGCCATGTCACGCATCACGCGGCGGGCTGCGCGGGGCTCTACGGGCTGGTGACGCATCCCGCGCCGGTGGATGCGGCGGGCTACAGCGTGGATGTCGATGCGCTGCGCGACCTCGCCCGCGCGGTGCGGCCGAAGATCATCACCATCGGCGCGTCGCTCAATCTCTTCCCGCATCCAGTCGCCGCCCTGCGCGAGCTGGCCGACGAAGTCGGGGCCCATCTGATGTTCGATGCGGCGCATCTGTGCGGGATGATCGCCGGTGGCGCCTGGCCGAACCCGCTGGCCGAGGGCGCGCATGTCATGACCATGAGCACATACAAGAGCCTCGGCGGGCCGCCGGGCGGCCTGATCGTGACGAACGAGGCCCGCATCGCGCAGCGCCTCGACGCCATCGCCTTCCCCGGCCTGACGGCGAATTTCGACGCCGGCAAGACCGCGGCGCTGGCGGTCACGCTGCAGAACTGGACGGCGCACGGTCCGGCCTATGCACGCCACATGGGCGAACTGGCCCGCGCCCTGGCCCAGGCCGCAGAGGCCGAAGGGCTGCCGGTCTTCTCCGCTCCGCGCCTGACGGAAAGCCATCAATTCGCGCTCGACGCGCGGCCCTTCGGCGGCGGGCAGGCCATGGCGAAGCGGCTGGCGCAGGCGGGCTTCCTCGCCTGCGGGATCGGCCTGCCGCTGCCCGAGATCCCGGGCGACATGAACGGGTTGCGCATCGGCACGCCGGAACTGGCCCGCCGCGGCGTCGCCCTGGCCGACGCGCCGCAGCTCATGGCCTTGTTCGGCCGCGCGCTGCGCGAGGATCCCGCGACGGTCGCCGCCGAAACCGCGGCCCTGCGCGCCCGCTTCACCGATCTGCGCTATGCCGACTGACCGTCCTCTGGCCGAAAATACCTCGGGGTCGGGGGCAGAGCCCCCGTCCCGCCCTATCATCCAGGCACGAACACCGCAGCGGGAGGGCACGACATGCAGACGCGACACTGGGACCGGATCGGCAATGGCGGGCTGACCTTCACCGAACTGGGCATGGGCGGCGCGCCGCTGGGCAACCTCTACCGCGCGATCTCCGATGCCGAGGCGGACGCGATCCTGGAGGCCGCCTGGGACGCGGGCGTGCGCTATTACGACACCGCACCGCTCTATGGTTTCGGCCTTTCCGAGACGCAGCTCAACCGCTTCCTGCGAACCAAGCCCCGCGACGAATACGTCCTGTCCTCGAAGGTCGGCCGCTATCTGGTGCCCGCCACGTCCGAGACGCGTGACGGCATCGGGAAGTGGTTCGAGGTGCCCCACCGGCGCGAAGTCTACGATTACAGCTACGATGGCGTGATGCGCTCGCTGGACGCCAGTTTCGAACGGCTGGGCGTGGACCGGATCGACATCCTCTTCGCGCATGACATCGACGTGCCCAACCAGGGCAGCCGCGCGAATGTTAACGCCAAGGTCGATCAGCTGATGGCGGGCGGCTACCACGCGCTCGAGAAGATGCGGAAGGAAGGCGTCATCAAGGCCTTCGGCGCCGGCGTGAACGAGTGGGAGGTCTGCCAGCAACTGGCCGAGCGCGGCGATTACGACATCTTCCTGCTCGCAGGCCGCTACACCCTGCTGGAGCAGGGGGCACTCGACAGCTTCCTGCCGCTCTGCGAGGCGCGGGGCATCGGCATCGTCATCGGCGGGGCCTACAATTCCGGCATCCTGGCGACCGGGCCCAAACCCGGCGCCTACTACAATTACGAGGAAGCGCCGCAGGACATCCTCGACCGCGTCGCCGCAATCCAGCGCGTCTG includes:
- a CDS encoding LysR family transcriptional regulator, whose amino-acid sequence is MPVDPPRPPEFPLNALRAFEAAARLGGFAAAAAELGVSPGAITAHVKGLEARLGAPLFERRARGVALTALGRSVLPGLTGAFDQLGTVQTLLRVAAQPDRLSIATLPAIAQLWLQPRLAALEATMPGLRVSIDAREGPPPHKRAAHDLWLFFGPGGRDALVPVRKPGAEGPRLTDSAWAADWDLWEAATGADGAEGPVFSLYAVAIEEALRGAGTAMGRLSLVAPLIATGRLEEAGPRVALPEGLEITVAHPGRIARLAANWLRAQIAGG
- a CDS encoding serine hydroxymethyltransferase, producing MTDLAPRPWLAPAARDRIDALPLPADPTAAVERLAAETRAIHDDRAFNLNPATNVMNPRAEALMAAGLGSRPSLGQPGDKYETGLEAIEQIEVIAARLAARVFGAGFVECRVPSGAIANLMAFMALAKPGDAIIAPPPAIGGHVTHHAAGCAGLYGLVTHPAPVDAAGYSVDVDALRDLARAVRPKIITIGASLNLFPHPVAALRELADEVGAHLMFDAAHLCGMIAGGAWPNPLAEGAHVMTMSTYKSLGGPPGGLIVTNEARIAQRLDAIAFPGLTANFDAGKTAALAVTLQNWTAHGPAYARHMGELARALAQAAEAEGLPVFSAPRLTESHQFALDARPFGGGQAMAKRLAQAGFLACGIGLPLPEIPGDMNGLRIGTPELARRGVALADAPQLMALFGRALREDPATVAAETAALRARFTDLRYAD
- a CDS encoding aldo/keto reductase encodes the protein MQTRHWDRIGNGGLTFTELGMGGAPLGNLYRAISDAEADAILEAAWDAGVRYYDTAPLYGFGLSETQLNRFLRTKPRDEYVLSSKVGRYLVPATSETRDGIGKWFEVPHRREVYDYSYDGVMRSLDASFERLGVDRIDILFAHDIDVPNQGSRANVNAKVDQLMAGGYHALEKMRKEGVIKAFGAGVNEWEVCQQLAERGDYDIFLLAGRYTLLEQGALDSFLPLCEARGIGIVIGGAYNSGILATGPKPGAYYNYEEAPQDILDRVAAIQRVCEAHGVKLLDAAFRFPLLHPAVVANVPGGQGRDEMAGNIDAAKATIPDALWSDLKSEGLMRADAPT